The sequence below is a genomic window from Escherichia marmotae.
ACTCTGCGACGGTTTCTGGCGTGCCGGAGACGAGGATCTCACCGCCGCCGCTGCCACCTTCTGGCCCCAGATCAACAATCCAGTCAGCGGTTTTGATCACGTCGAGATTGTGCTCAATCACCACAATGGTATTGCCCTGATCGCGCAGTTTATGCAGAACGTCGAGCAGTTGCTGAATATCGGCAAAGTGCAGACCGGTGGTCGGTTCATCGAGAATATACAGCGTCTGCCCGGTGCCGCGTTTTGACAATTCACGCGCCAGCTTCACACGCTGGGCCTCACCACCGGAAAGCGTGGTTGCGGACTGCCCGAGACGGATGTACGTCAGACCAACATCCATCAGCGTTTGCAGTTTACGCGCCAGTGCGGGCACAGCATCAAAGAACTCACGCGCTTCTTCGATGGTCATATCCAGCACTTCGTGGATGGTTTTACCTTTGTACTTAATCTCCAGCGTTTCGCGGTTATAACGTTTACCTTTGCACTGGTCGCACGGCACGTAAATATCCGGCAGGAAGTGCATTTCCACTTTGATTACACCATCGCCCTGACAGGCTTCGCAGCGCCCACCACGGACGTTAAAGCTGAACCGTCCAGGCGTATAACCGCGCGCACGGGATTCCGGTACGCCCGCAAACAATTCGCGTACAGGCGTAAACACGCCGGTATAGGTCGCCGGGTTGGAACGCGGAGTACGACCAATTGGGCTTTGGTCGATATCGATGACTTTGTCGAAATGCTCCAACCCCTGAATATCGCGATAGGGTGCAGGTTCAGCAATTGTTGCGCCATTCAACTGGCGTTGGGCAATCGGGAACAGCGTGTCGTTAATCAGCGTCGATTTACCAGAACCTGAAACCCCGGTGATGCAGGTAAACAGACCTACCGGCAGCGTCAGTGTCACATCTTTCAGGTTGTTGCCGCGCGCGCCTGTCAGTTTCAGCACTTTTTCCGGATCTGCGGGTACGCGTTTCTTCGGCACTTCAATTTTGCGTTTACCGCTCATGTACTGGCCGGTTAACGACTCCGGAACTGCCATAATCGCTTCCAGCGGACCTTCCGCGACCACTTCACCACCGTGTACACCTGCGCCCGGGCCAATGTCGATGACATGGTCAGCCGCGCGAATAGCGTCTTCGTCGTGCTCCACCACAATCACGGTATTACCGAGATCGCGCAGGTGGATAAGCGTACCCAGCAGGCGTTCGTTATCGCGCTGATGCAGGCCGATAGACGGTTCATCCAGCACGTACATCACGCCAACCAGCCCTGCGCCAATCTGGCTTGCCAGACGGATACGCTGGGCTTCACCGCCGGAAAGGGTTTCTGCCGAGCGGGAAAGTGTCAGGTAGTTCAGCCCGACGTTAACGAGGAATTTCAGGCGGTCGCCAATCTCTTTAAGGATTTTTTCCGCAATCTTCGCGCGTTGCCCGGCGAGTTTGAGATTGTTGAAGAACTCCATCGCATGGCCGATGCTCATGTCAGAGATGGCAGGCAGCGGTGTATTCTCAACATAAACGTGGCGTGCTTCACGGCGCAGACGCGTCCCTTCACAACTGGCGCACGGACGATTGCTGATAAACTTGGCTAACTCTTCGCGTACCGCGCTGGATTCTGTTTCTTTATAACGGCGCTCCATATTGTGCAGCACGCCTTCGAACGGATGGCGGCGGATAGACGTATCGCCACGATCGTTCATGTATTTGAATTCGATATTTTCCTTGCCAGAACCGTAAAGCACCACTTTATGCACGTTCGCACTCAGGCTGCCCCACGGTGCTTCGATGTCGAACTTATAGTGGTCTGCCAGTGATTTCAGCATCTGGAAGTAATAAAAATTACGGCGATCCCAGCCGCGGATCGCGCCGCCCGCCAGCGATAGTTCCGGATTTTGGATCACTCGGTCAGGATCGAAATATTGTTGAACGCCGAGGCCGTCACAGGTCGGGCAGGCGCCCGCCGGGTTGTTGAACGAAAACAGACGCGGTTCCAGTTCGCGCATACTGTAGCCGCAAATCGGACAGGCGAAGTTGGCGGAAAAGAGCAGCTCTTCCGCTTTCGGATTGTCCATATCGGCAACCACCGCCGTACCGCCGGAAAGCTCCAGCGCCGTTTCAAATGACTCCGCCAGGCGTTGGGTAAGATCGTCACGCACTTTGAAACGATCAACTACCACTTCAATCGTGTGTTTCTTTTGCAGTTCCAGTTTCGGCGGATCGGAAAGATCGCAGACTTCGCCATCAATACGTGCGCGGATGTAACCCTGACTCGCCAGATTCTCCAGCGTTTTAGTGTGTTCGCCTTTGCGCTCTTTAATGATTGGCGCGAGTAGCATCAGACGTTTGCCTTCCGGCTGCGACAGGACGTTGTCTACCATCTGGCTGACGGTTTGCGCCGCCAGCGGGACATCGTGATCCGGGCAGCGCGGCTCACCGACGCGAGCGTACAGCAGACGCAAATAGTCGTGGATTTCGGTGATTGTCCCCACCGTGGAGCGCGGGTTGTGGGACGTCGATTTCTGTTCAATCGAGATGGCGGGTGAAAGCCCCTCGATATGGTCGACATCCGGCTTTTCCATCAGTGATAGAAACTGCCGCGCGTAGGCGGAAAGGGATTCAACGTAACGACGCTGCCCTTCGGCATATAAGGTGTCGAAAGCGAGCGAGGATTTGCCAGAACCCGAAAGCCCGGTAACGACAATCAGTTTGTCGCGGGGGATAACGAGGTTGATATTTTTGAGATTATGGGTGCGGGCGCCCCGAACTTCGATCTTATCCATTCACCTTTCCCGGATTAAACACTTTTTGCCCGGCGGCATGGCGCTACCGGCGATCACAAACGGTTAATTATGACACAAATCGACCTGAATGAATATACAGTATTGGAATGCAGAATCCGGAGTGCTGTGTAACAATGTCGGACCATGTTTGTTTCCCGGAACCGAGGTCACATCGTGGTAAAACCGCTATTGGTAATGCTACAATCGCGCGTTTACACTTATTAGACCGTTTTTTTCAGGAGACACGAACATGGCCAGCAGAGGCGTAAATAAGGTTATTCTCGTTGGTAATCTGGGCCAGGACCCGGAAGTACGCTACATGCCAAATGGTGGCGCAGTTGCCAACATTACGCTGGCTACTTCCGAATCCTGGCGTGATAAAGCGACCGGCGAGATGAAAGAGCAGACTGAATGGCACCGCGTTGTGCTGTTCGGCAAACTGGCGGAAGTGGCCAGTGAATATCTGCGTAAAGGTTCCCAGGTTTATATCGAAGGTCAGTTGCGTACCCGCAAATGGACCGACCAATCCGGTCAGGATCGCTACACCACAGAAGTCGTGGTGAACGTTGGCGGCACCATGCAGATGCTGGGTGGTCGTCAGGGTGGTGGCGCTCCGGCAGGCGGTAACATCGGGGGCGGTCAGCCGCAGGGCGGTTGGGGTCAACCTCAGCAGCCGCAGGGTGGCAATCAGTTCAGCGGCGGCGCGCAGTCTCGCCCGCAGCAGTCCGCTCCGGCAGCGCCGTCTAACGAGCCGCCGATGGATTTCGATGACGATATCCCATTCTGATTTTGTTTTAAAACAATAGATTATATTGTTTTAAGGTAGGTGATTAACGCATCTGCCAGGGATAAAAAAGAAGCCTCCATATGGAGGCTTCTGCATATCACACCAAAATCATTGGCCATTGTGGCGGTGCCTGATTTGTGGTTTCCACTATTACCGACTCAATATTGTGCCAGATTGCGGCAATATCCATCATTGTGATTCCGAGCAGTCCCATCGCGAACCAGCAGGCGGAAACAACGCCCAGACCACTACTGATCACTGCCAGCCCGATATAATCAGACCGCCGAAAACGGATGTTGAGCGTACTAGCCAGAAACATCAGTATGGCGCTAAGAAGCTGCCAGCGAAGAAGAACCACGCCCGTGGTGAGGGTAGCCATCAAACATTTCCTCAGAAAATTGCCAGGCCCTGGACAGCGCGGCATTTCTCACGGGAGGCGTGGTACACTCTGGCTATCGCGGGGCTTTCAGAACACAAAAATGAAACACTTTTGCTGTTTCATAAATTTCGTGAACTATATCACAATTGGTTGTTTGTTAGCCAGATTATGCCGCGACTTTATTACTGCACTAATGATGTGGTTTATTCAGTGATGTCGAGGCAATGTACAATAAAGAAATATTGTAACTTCCTGCCTGACCTGCATTTTTCCAACAAAGCTCTTTTGATATCAGCGAGTTATTTTTATGCAAATAACGATTATAAAGGTATCAATTTCAAATCAGGCAAAAGTGCTATTTATACCGTAAGATTTATCTAACGTCGTCGGTAGTCAAGGTTTTCACCTTGCAATGACCAGGTATAACCAGGCAGGGAATTGATAGAAATGAGTCAAAGTGCACGACGCAGGATGCTGGCGTTGCCGGGCATCATCTTTGTGGTACTCCTTCCTGTTATCCTTTCACTATGGATTGCCCTCCTTTGGGCTAAAGCGGAAGTGAATAATCAACTTCGTGCTTTTGCCCGGTTAGCCCTGGAGAAATCCGAGTTGGTCATTCAGCAGGCAGATTTAGCGAGCGACGATGCAGAACGCTATCAGGGACAAATTTGCACTCCCATTCATCAACAACAAATGCTGAATATTATCCGCGGTTATCTTTATATCAACGAATTGATATATGCCCACGATAACCTTTTTTTATGTTCAACATTAATAGTTCCCGTTAACGGCTACAGGATGGCGTCAGCAAACTATAAGCGTGAACCTGATGTCTCAATCTATTATTACCGTGATACGCCTTTTTTCTCAGGTTATAAAATGACCTATATGCAGCGAGGAAACTATGTCGCGGTAATTAACCCTTTATTCTGGAGCGAGGTAATGTCTGACGATCCGACGCTGCAATGGGGGGTTTATGATACGGTGACGAAAACCTTTTTCTCTTTAAGCAAACAGGCCTCCGCAGAAAATTTTTCACCATTGATTCATCAGAGGGAAATAACCGTACAGCAGAATGGTTATTTATATGCGATAGTTCATTCAACAAAACGTCCCATTGCCGCTATCGTAGCAACCTCAAACCAGCGTATTTTTTCGCATTTTTATAATCACCTTGTATTTGCCTTGCCGGCAGGTATTTTGGGCAGCCTGGTGCTGCTTTTACTCTGGTTGCGTATAAACCAGAAGTACCAGTCTCCTGAGCGTAAATTGCAACGTGCTCTCGAAAAACGGCAACTTTGTCTCTATTACCAGCCAATTGTTGATATTAAAACGAATAAATGTATTGGCGCTGAGGCGTTGCTACGTTGGCCGGGGACTCAGGGACAGGTAATGACGCCAGCGGAGTTTATTCCGCTGGCGGAACAAAAGGGGCTAATTGAGCAGGTTACCAATTATGTCATTAATAGGGTGTTTGACGATCTCGGTGCCTGGCTGGCGAAACATCCTGAACTCTCTATTTCAGTTAACTTATCCGCCTCTGATTTTCATACTTCAAGGGTGATTGCCCTAACCAATCAAAAAATCGAGCAATTTACCGTGCGTCCGCAGCAAATTAAATTTGAAGTCACTGAACATGCGTTTCTTGATGTCGCCAAAATGACGCCGATTATTCTGGCTTTCCGTCAGGCTGGTTACGAAGTGGCGATCGATGATTTTGGTATTGGCTACTCCAACTTGCATAATCTTAATTCATTGAATATCGATATCTTGAAAATCGATAAATCGTTTGTTGAGACGCTAACCACGCACAGAACCAGCCATTTGATTGCAGAACACATTATCGAACTGGCACACAGTCTGGGTCTAAAAACGATTGCAGAAGGGGTGGAAACTGAGGATCAGGTCAACTGGTTGCGCAAACGCGGCGTGCGCTATTGTCAGGGTTGGTACTTTGCAAAGGCGATGCCGCCGCAGGTTTTTATGGCATGGGCAGAGCCAGTACCCGCGCATGACGTCATGCGCGGGCAGTAAACCCTAGATCCGGTGGCGATAATCGCTGGGAGTGCGATCAAACTGCCGACGGAAAACGCGGGAAAAGGTCTGCTGTGAGACATAGCCCAGATCCATCGCGATATCAAAAATAGGGCGTTCGGTGGTGCGCAACTCAACGGCAGCCAGTAGCAGGCGGCGTTGACGAATGTAATCGCCAAGCGTCTGATGTGTCACCGTACGGAACATCCGCTGTAAATACCACTTTGAATAACCTGATTTTTTCGCCACCACATCAATGTTCAGCGGCTGGTCGATATGCTCGTCAATCCATGCGATAAGATCCTGAATAATTTTCTGATGGGACATAAATCTGCCTCTTTTCAGTGTTCAGTTCGTTAATTCATCTGTTGGGGAGTATAATTCCTCAAGTTAACTTGAGGTAAAGCGATTTATGGAAAAGAAATTACCCCGCATTAAAGCCTTGCTTACTCCGGGCGAAGTGGCGAAACGTAGTGGAGTGGCGGTATCGGCGCTGCATTTCTATGAAAGCAAAGGTTTGATTACCAGTATCCGTAACAGCGGCAATCAGCGGCGGTATAAGCGTGATGTGTTGCGATATGTCGCCATCATCAAGATTGCTCAACGTATTGGTATTCCGCTGGCGACCATTGGTGAAGCGTTTGGTGTGTTGCCCGAAGGGCATACATTAAGTGCGAAAGAGTGGAAGCAACTCTCATCACAATGGCGTGAAGAACTGGACCGGCGAATTCATACCTTAGTTGCGTTGCGTGACGAACTGGACGGCTGTATTGGTTGCGGCTGCCTTTCGCGTAGCGACTGCCCGTTGCGTAACCCAGGCGATCGCTTAGGCGAAGAAGGTTCTGGTGCGCGTTTGCTGGAAGATGAACAAAACTAAAGCGCCACAAGGGCGCTTTAGTTTGTTTCCGGCCTTTGTCTTTCACTCTATCCCGCTGGTACACAGGAGGGTTTCCCCCGACGTCAACACACCTCATTCGAGCACGTGGTGGAGGTTCCGGTTGGTGTTGATACTTTAATTGTATGCCACCGCCGTTTCTTCGCCAGTGCAAAGTGATCCTTTTTAGCCGCAATATTTTTGTCATCTTGCGTGATTTTTTACCGCAAACTTTTGCTACAAGTTGCCTACAAATGCCGTAATTTTGCGCATCGACGATAACGTTTGCGCATCAGTTGCTTGGTTTTTCATCGTCAATACGAGAAAAGGGAAAAAAGCAGCAAACTTCGGTTGAAAAAGCCGCTATGATCGCCGGATAATCGTTTGCTTTTTTTTACCACCCGTTTTGTATGCGTGGAGCTAAACGTTTGCTTTTTGCGACGACCCCGATTGTCGCAAACCAGAAGCAGGAAGATAACGTTTCGCTGGCAGGGGATTGTCCGCCACGCATCTTGACGAAAAATAAACTCTCAGGGGATGTTTTCTTATGTCTACGCCATCAGCGCGTACCGGCGGTTCACTCGACGCCTGGTTTAAAATTTCACAACGTGGAAGCACTGTTCGTCAGGAAGTGGTTGCCGGGTTAACAACGTTTCTGGCGATGGTCTATTCGGTTATCGTCGTTCCGGGCATGTTGGGCAAAGCGGGCTTCCCGCCAGCGGCCGTTTTTGTTGCGACTTGTCTGGTTGCCGGGATGGGTTCTATCGCGATGGGGTTGTGGGCCAATCTACCATTGGCTATCGGCTGCGCCATCTCCCTGACTGCATTTACCGCATTCAGCCTGGTGCTGGGGCAACATATCAGTGTTCCGGTGGCGCTGGGTGCTGTGTTCCTGATGGGGGTGCTGTTTACGGTTATTTCCGCAACAGGTATCCGTAGCTGGATTTTGCGCAACTTACCGCACGGCGTGGCGCATGGCACGGGGATTGGAATCGGCCTGTTTTTGCTGCTGATTGCTGCCAACGGCGTCGGTCTGGTGATTAAAAACCCGCTTGATGGTTTGCCGGTTGCGCTGGGTGATTTCGCGACATTCCCGGTGATTATGTCGCTGGTAGGTTTGGCTGTGATCATCGGCCTGGAAAAACTGAAAGTACCGGGTGGCATTCTGCTGACCATTATCGGTATCTCGATTGTGGGCCTGATCTTCGATCCTAATGTCCATTTCTCCGGCGTTTTTGCCATGCCTTCATTGAGTGATGAGAACGGCAATTCGCTAATTGGCAGCCTGGACATTATGGGGGCACTGAACCCACTGGTCTTGCCGAGCGTGTTGGCGCTGGTGATGACGGCGGTCTTTGACGCTACCGGAACCATCCGTGCAGTTGCTGGTCAGGCGAATCTGCTGGATAAAGACGGGCAGATTATTGACGGTGGTAAAGCACTAACTACAGACTCCCTGAGTAGCGTTTTCTCCGGCCTGGTTGGCGCGGCACCGGCTGCGGTATACATCGAGTCTGCGGCGGGTACAGCGGCGGGCGGTAAAACCGGCCTGACGGCTATCACCGTTGGCGTGCTGTTCCTGCTGATTCTGTTCCTCTCTCCGCTCTCTTATCTTGTTCCGGGTTACGCAACGGCTCCGGCGCTGATGTACGTTGGCCTGCT
It includes:
- the uvrA gene encoding excinuclease ABC subunit UvrA, coding for MDKIEVRGARTHNLKNINLVIPRDKLIVVTGLSGSGKSSLAFDTLYAEGQRRYVESLSAYARQFLSLMEKPDVDHIEGLSPAISIEQKSTSHNPRSTVGTITEIHDYLRLLYARVGEPRCPDHDVPLAAQTVSQMVDNVLSQPEGKRLMLLAPIIKERKGEHTKTLENLASQGYIRARIDGEVCDLSDPPKLELQKKHTIEVVVDRFKVRDDLTQRLAESFETALELSGGTAVVADMDNPKAEELLFSANFACPICGYSMRELEPRLFSFNNPAGACPTCDGLGVQQYFDPDRVIQNPELSLAGGAIRGWDRRNFYYFQMLKSLADHYKFDIEAPWGSLSANVHKVVLYGSGKENIEFKYMNDRGDTSIRRHPFEGVLHNMERRYKETESSAVREELAKFISNRPCASCEGTRLRREARHVYVENTPLPAISDMSIGHAMEFFNNLKLAGQRAKIAEKILKEIGDRLKFLVNVGLNYLTLSRSAETLSGGEAQRIRLASQIGAGLVGVMYVLDEPSIGLHQRDNERLLGTLIHLRDLGNTVIVVEHDEDAIRAADHVIDIGPGAGVHGGEVVAEGPLEAIMAVPESLTGQYMSGKRKIEVPKKRVPADPEKVLKLTGARGNNLKDVTLTLPVGLFTCITGVSGSGKSTLINDTLFPIAQRQLNGATIAEPAPYRDIQGLEHFDKVIDIDQSPIGRTPRSNPATYTGVFTPVRELFAGVPESRARGYTPGRFSFNVRGGRCEACQGDGVIKVEMHFLPDIYVPCDQCKGKRYNRETLEIKYKGKTIHEVLDMTIEEAREFFDAVPALARKLQTLMDVGLTYIRLGQSATTLSGGEAQRVKLARELSKRGTGQTLYILDEPTTGLHFADIQQLLDVLHKLRDQGNTIVVIEHNLDVIKTADWIVDLGPEGGSGGGEILVSGTPETVAECEASHTARFLKPML
- the ssb1 gene encoding single-stranded DNA-binding protein SSB1, whose product is MASRGVNKVILVGNLGQDPEVRYMPNGGAVANITLATSESWRDKATGEMKEQTEWHRVVLFGKLAEVASEYLRKGSQVYIEGQLRTRKWTDQSGQDRYTTEVVVNVGGTMQMLGGRQGGGAPAGGNIGGGQPQGGWGQPQQPQGGNQFSGGAQSRPQQSAPAAPSNEPPMDFDDDIPF
- a CDS encoding YjcB family protein, which codes for MATLTTGVVLLRWQLLSAILMFLASTLNIRFRRSDYIGLAVISSGLGVVSACWFAMGLLGITMMDIAAIWHNIESVIVETTNQAPPQWPMILV
- a CDS encoding EAL domain-containing protein → MSQSARRRMLALPGIIFVVLLPVILSLWIALLWAKAEVNNQLRAFARLALEKSELVIQQADLASDDAERYQGQICTPIHQQQMLNIIRGYLYINELIYAHDNLFLCSTLIVPVNGYRMASANYKREPDVSIYYYRDTPFFSGYKMTYMQRGNYVAVINPLFWSEVMSDDPTLQWGVYDTVTKTFFSLSKQASAENFSPLIHQREITVQQNGYLYAIVHSTKRPIAAIVATSNQRIFSHFYNHLVFALPAGILGSLVLLLLWLRINQKYQSPERKLQRALEKRQLCLYYQPIVDIKTNKCIGAEALLRWPGTQGQVMTPAEFIPLAEQKGLIEQVTNYVINRVFDDLGAWLAKHPELSISVNLSASDFHTSRVIALTNQKIEQFTVRPQQIKFEVTEHAFLDVAKMTPIILAFRQAGYEVAIDDFGIGYSNLHNLNSLNIDILKIDKSFVETLTTHRTSHLIAEHIIELAHSLGLKTIAEGVETEDQVNWLRKRGVRYCQGWYFAKAMPPQVFMAWAEPVPAHDVMRGQ
- the soxS gene encoding superoxide response transcriptional regulator SoxS; the encoded protein is MSHQKIIQDLIAWIDEHIDQPLNIDVVAKKSGYSKWYLQRMFRTVTHQTLGDYIRQRRLLLAAVELRTTERPIFDIAMDLGYVSQQTFSRVFRRQFDRTPSDYRHRI
- the soxR gene encoding redox-sensitive transcriptional activator SoxR is translated as MEKKLPRIKALLTPGEVAKRSGVAVSALHFYESKGLITSIRNSGNQRRYKRDVLRYVAIIKIAQRIGIPLATIGEAFGVLPEGHTLSAKEWKQLSSQWREELDRRIHTLVALRDELDGCIGCGCLSRSDCPLRNPGDRLGEEGSGARLLEDEQN
- the ghxP gene encoding guanine/hypoxanthine transporter GhxP; protein product: MSTPSARTGGSLDAWFKISQRGSTVRQEVVAGLTTFLAMVYSVIVVPGMLGKAGFPPAAVFVATCLVAGMGSIAMGLWANLPLAIGCAISLTAFTAFSLVLGQHISVPVALGAVFLMGVLFTVISATGIRSWILRNLPHGVAHGTGIGIGLFLLLIAANGVGLVIKNPLDGLPVALGDFATFPVIMSLVGLAVIIGLEKLKVPGGILLTIIGISIVGLIFDPNVHFSGVFAMPSLSDENGNSLIGSLDIMGALNPLVLPSVLALVMTAVFDATGTIRAVAGQANLLDKDGQIIDGGKALTTDSLSSVFSGLVGAAPAAVYIESAAGTAAGGKTGLTAITVGVLFLLILFLSPLSYLVPGYATAPALMYVGLLMLSNVAKIDFADFVDAMAGLVTAVFIVLTCNIVTGIMIGFATLVIGRLVSGEWRKLNIGTVVIAVALVTFYAGGWAI